Within the uncultured Bacteroides sp. genome, the region TATTAAAATCCCCGTAGTCTGATGACTACGGGGGTTTCTGTTTTTTATGCAGACTCATTAACAAAATTCATATTAATAATGAAAAAATTTATTCTATTCTTTACACTGGCTGTAACAAGCCTCACCTCTTATGCCCAAAAGTTTGAAATTGCCGGAACATTTTATTATTTGCCCAAGCCTATTGCATTCTTAGCGAATTGAGATTTCTATTTATTATTTTATCCATTGGGGCATTCATTTAAATGGGCGTTGTTTACACAATTTCTATTTTTAATTATTACTTGAATTGCTTTATCTATTGTTGCTGAATACTTATTGCGTATATCGTTATCTATTGTGCTTGCAAATTTATCAGATAATGAACATAAAATGCAACGAGTAAAAATAAAGGCGTTATATCGGCAAATCTCAATCTCTTCTAAAAAAATTTTTCTACTTTTTTTTAATTTAAGTTCTACCCAAGAACCTCGAGCTATGATATCATCCCTACTAATATCTGACGGCCCTTTATCTGCATACATTGCTAAAACTACATAAGGGCTTATATTTTTAAAAGCTTTATGTTCCATTTTACCCTCATGAGCCGATTTATTACGTCTTTTATCAATAAAAGAAAAGTCCTGATAATTCCTACTCAACAAATCAAACAAAAATGGATTATTTATCTCAGATTTTCTCTTTTTTATATTATCCCAATTACAAGCTTGTTTTTGTAAGTTCAATTTATATAAATGATTGATTATCTTAAAATACAAATCCTTAAGTGTCGATATTTTATAGCAAAAAGCATCATAATGGTACAAAGAATAGTCTATAATACTAATTT harbors:
- a CDS encoding Cthe_2314 family HEPN domain-containing protein, which gives rise to MNKPQITLDDISRNELSVICNHLALDIIMDAEKREGYDINKNNNHLFSDNEKYVLELFDILLNINNCLASIDYSCIFMKRFYGKDYYKKQQISIIDYSLYHYDAFCYKISTLKDLYFKIINHLYKLNLQKQACNWDNIKKRKSEINNPFLFDLLSRNYQDFSFIDKRRNKSAHEGKMEHKAFKNISPYVVLAMYADKGPSDISRDDIIARGSWVELKLKKSRKIFLEEIEICRYNAFIFTRCILCSLSDKFASTIDNDIRNKYSATIDKAIQVIIKNRNCVNNAHLNECPNG